A region of bacterium DNA encodes the following proteins:
- a CDS encoding vitamin B12-dependent ribonucleotide reductase yields MKFSRFHTIEGQEAYTGLRFIPWMSKLTSPEGKVLFEAKDVYAPETWSQVAVDVLAQKYLRKAGVPMATRPVWEEGVPEWLLRHEPDWSILDKMPESSRFGGERDSRQVFRRLAGCWTYWGWKSGYFDSEHDARVFFDELQYMLAAQFCAPNSPQWFNTGLHWAYSIEGHAQGHYFVNSRTGELERSQNAYERPQPHACFIQSVEDDLVNEGGIMDLWVREARLFKYGSGTGTNFSKVRGEDEILSGGGVSSGLMSFLKIGDRAAGAIKSGGTTRRAAKMVCLDADHPDIEEFISWKVVEEQKVAALVAGSRVCEARLNEILAAAHDPALSQESRLNPKQNLRLAQAITRARRDFIPDPYIHRTLQFAAQGYTAMRIDTYDTDWNNAAYQTVSGQNSNNSVRLTNKFMRAVERDEKWDLKARIDGRVTKSLRARDLWEQISEAAWASADPGLQFDTTINEWNTCPVDGRIEASNPCSEYMFLDDTACNLASLNLMKFLNPASRTFDVVSYRHAIRIWTTVLDISVEMAQFPSRNIARRSYEYRTLGLGYANLGTLAMVMGIPYDSIDARAWCAALTAILTGESYRTSAEMAGQIGAFPAYQRNHEPMLRVIRNHRRAAYGGTLDGYEGLSVPPIPLDVAHCPEYLADAARDVWDEALALGVQNGYRNAQATVVAPTGTIGLVMDCDTTGIEPDYALVKYKKLAGGGYFRIINSSVPIALENLGYGEAEIRQITQYVSGMSTLDGAPHINRESLRAKGLPDASIDKIEEQIKGAISLNFAVAPWIIGADVVRDRLKISDSDLRVAGGDLLTALGYTKEQIRQANDYVCGRMTIEGAPHLKPEHLPVFDCANKCGAYGQRYIQPLAHLKMMGAAQPFISGAISKTINLPRHASVESIKDAYYQSWRMMLKAVALYRDGSKLSQPLNATADDFGIASLGLEEESAERDVVAETVQKIVTTTRRRRLPDRRYGYTQKARIGGHKIYLRTGEYEDGMLGEIFLDMHKEGASFRSLMNCFAIAVSLGLQHGVPLEEYVDAFVFTRFDPNGPVGGNDHIKYATSVIDYVFRELAISYLERHDLAHVVDAQTETSRSDAINGSRRLPEGEVAVVPIAHDTIEEKADREEDSPSTQAYATASASTVEEAQSQTQSHETASYGENHHTNGHVAGQSKSQLIELARRQGYEGDACSECGSFTMVRNGTCLKCTTCGSTSGCS; encoded by the coding sequence TTGAAGTTTTCTCGTTTCCATACAATTGAGGGGCAAGAGGCCTATACGGGCCTTCGGTTCATCCCTTGGATGTCCAAGCTGACGTCCCCAGAAGGTAAGGTTCTGTTTGAAGCAAAAGACGTTTACGCGCCTGAAACGTGGTCGCAGGTGGCGGTGGATGTGCTCGCTCAAAAGTACCTGCGCAAAGCGGGCGTCCCTATGGCCACCCGGCCGGTTTGGGAAGAGGGCGTACCGGAATGGTTGCTTCGCCATGAACCGGATTGGTCGATTCTGGACAAGATGCCCGAAAGCAGCCGCTTCGGTGGTGAGCGCGATTCGCGGCAAGTGTTCCGGCGTTTGGCCGGTTGTTGGACCTATTGGGGCTGGAAATCGGGCTACTTTGACAGTGAACACGATGCCCGGGTTTTCTTCGACGAGCTGCAGTATATGCTGGCCGCCCAATTCTGCGCTCCCAACAGCCCGCAGTGGTTCAATACCGGTCTGCATTGGGCCTACTCCATCGAGGGACACGCGCAGGGCCACTACTTTGTGAACTCCCGGACCGGTGAGCTTGAGCGCTCGCAAAACGCTTACGAGCGGCCGCAGCCGCATGCCTGCTTCATTCAGTCTGTCGAAGACGATCTCGTCAACGAAGGCGGGATCATGGATCTCTGGGTGCGCGAAGCTCGGCTCTTCAAATATGGCTCGGGGACGGGTACCAACTTCTCCAAGGTGCGTGGCGAAGACGAAATACTCTCCGGCGGCGGCGTCTCGAGCGGATTGATGAGCTTTCTAAAGATTGGTGATCGCGCCGCAGGCGCAATTAAGTCGGGCGGCACGACGCGCCGCGCCGCAAAGATGGTTTGCCTCGACGCAGACCACCCGGATATTGAAGAGTTTATTAGCTGGAAAGTCGTAGAAGAGCAGAAAGTCGCCGCACTCGTTGCCGGCTCCAGAGTATGTGAAGCCCGCCTCAACGAAATTCTTGCCGCAGCACATGACCCAGCGTTGTCGCAGGAATCCCGTCTGAATCCCAAACAGAATCTTAGGCTTGCTCAAGCCATAACGCGCGCCCGCAGGGATTTCATTCCTGATCCCTATATTCACAGAACACTCCAGTTCGCCGCTCAGGGCTATACCGCGATGCGGATAGACACGTACGACACGGATTGGAACAACGCCGCCTATCAAACGGTGTCCGGCCAGAACTCGAACAACTCGGTTCGCCTGACCAACAAGTTTATGCGCGCAGTTGAGCGTGACGAAAAGTGGGACTTGAAAGCCCGTATTGATGGCCGCGTCACCAAATCGCTGCGCGCCCGCGACTTGTGGGAACAGATTTCGGAAGCCGCTTGGGCCTCCGCCGATCCGGGATTGCAGTTCGACACGACGATCAACGAGTGGAATACCTGCCCGGTGGACGGTCGAATTGAAGCGTCGAATCCTTGTAGTGAGTACATGTTCCTTGACGATACGGCGTGCAATCTGGCAAGCCTGAATTTGATGAAGTTTCTCAATCCGGCCAGCCGAACGTTCGATGTCGTATCGTATCGCCATGCCATTCGGATTTGGACGACCGTGCTCGATATCTCGGTCGAGATGGCGCAATTCCCGTCACGGAATATTGCCCGTCGCTCCTACGAGTATCGCACGCTGGGTTTGGGATATGCCAATCTTGGCACGCTCGCCATGGTCATGGGCATTCCCTACGACAGCATAGATGCCCGCGCGTGGTGCGCGGCGCTCACGGCAATTCTGACGGGCGAATCGTATCGCACGTCGGCTGAAATGGCGGGTCAGATAGGCGCCTTCCCTGCCTACCAGCGCAATCATGAGCCCATGCTGCGCGTCATTCGCAACCATCGGCGCGCGGCATACGGTGGAACCTTGGACGGGTACGAAGGGCTGAGCGTCCCGCCCATCCCGCTTGACGTTGCGCATTGCCCCGAGTATCTCGCAGACGCCGCTCGCGACGTCTGGGATGAAGCACTTGCGCTCGGTGTTCAGAACGGATATCGAAACGCGCAGGCGACCGTTGTGGCGCCGACGGGTACGATCGGACTTGTTATGGACTGCGACACGACAGGCATCGAGCCCGACTATGCGCTGGTGAAATACAAGAAACTGGCCGGAGGCGGCTACTTCCGAATCATCAATAGTAGCGTTCCGATCGCCCTTGAAAACCTCGGCTACGGCGAGGCAGAAATCCGCCAGATTACTCAGTACGTGTCAGGAATGAGCACGCTTGACGGCGCGCCACACATCAACCGTGAGAGCTTGCGCGCCAAAGGGCTGCCGGATGCTTCCATTGACAAAATTGAGGAGCAGATTAAGGGTGCGATCAGCCTGAATTTCGCGGTTGCACCGTGGATAATCGGGGCGGATGTCGTTCGCGACCGTTTGAAAATATCTGACAGCGACTTGCGGGTCGCGGGCGGAGACTTGCTGACGGCTCTGGGTTACACCAAAGAGCAAATCCGTCAGGCCAATGACTATGTGTGTGGAAGGATGACGATTGAAGGTGCGCCGCACTTGAAGCCGGAGCATCTTCCCGTATTCGACTGCGCTAACAAATGCGGGGCCTACGGCCAAAGATACATACAGCCGCTGGCGCACCTCAAGATGATGGGTGCCGCACAGCCGTTCATCAGCGGAGCAATCTCCAAGACAATTAACCTGCCGCGTCACGCATCTGTGGAGAGCATCAAGGATGCGTACTACCAGAGTTGGCGCATGATGTTGAAGGCTGTGGCGCTCTATCGTGACGGCTCAAAACTCTCCCAGCCGTTGAATGCCACCGCCGACGACTTTGGCATCGCCTCACTCGGGCTGGAGGAAGAGTCAGCTGAACGCGATGTGGTTGCAGAGACCGTGCAGAAGATTGTCACGACTACCCGCCGCCGCCGTCTGCCGGATCGCCGCTACGGGTATACACAGAAGGCGCGTATCGGCGGTCACAAGATCTATCTGCGCACGGGCGAGTATGAAGACGGAATGCTCGGCGAGATCTTTTTGGACATGCACAAGGAAGGCGCGTCGTTCCGCAGCCTGATGAACTGTTTTGCGATCGCGGTGAGCCTTGGTCTGCAGCACGGCGTTCCGCTTGAAGAGTATGTAGACGCGTTTGTGTTTACGAGATTCGATCCCAATGGTCCGGTCGGAGGTAATGACCACATCAAGTATGCGACGTCGGTGATTGACTACGTGTTCCGCGAACTGGCGATCAGCTATCTTGAACGCCATGATCTCGCGCACGTGGTGGACGCACAAACCGAAACTTCGCGAAGTGACGCAATCAACGGCAGCCGGCGCCTTCCCGAAGGCGAAGTCGCCGTCGTTCCGATCGCCCACGACACCATAGAGGAGAAAGCGGACCGTGAAGAAGACTCCCCCTCGACGCAGGCTTACGCAACTGCTTCTGCTTCAACAGTGGAAGAAGCTCAATCCCAGACGCAATCTCACGAAACCGCTTCCTACGGCGAAAACCACCACACGAACGGACACGTAGCAGGACAGAGCAAGTCGCAGCTGATTGAACTCGCCCGCCGCCAAGGCTATGAAGGCGACGCGTGCAGTGAATGCGGCAGTTTCACAATGGTGCGCAACGGTACTTGTCTGAAGTGCACGACGTGCGGCAGCACGAGCGGATGCAGCTGA
- the rpsR gene encoding 30S ribosomal protein S18, translating into MAKIRTNLSRKPSYLAEHGIKHIDYKDIKLLQRFIAPNGRILPRRLTRLTRQEQRVMTLAIKRARHIALLPFVQDAEAY; encoded by the coding sequence ATGGCAAAGATTCGCACTAACCTGTCCCGGAAGCCGTCGTACCTGGCGGAGCACGGAATCAAGCATATTGACTACAAGGATATCAAGCTGCTGCAGCGGTTTATTGCCCCGAACGGCCGCATCCTGCCCCGCCGCTTGACACGACTCACCCGTCAGGAACAGCGCGTGATGACGCTGGCGATCAAGCGTGCCCGCCATATTGCTCTGTTGCCGTTTGTACAGGACGCGGAAGCGTACTGA
- the rpmB gene encoding 50S ribosomal protein L28 yields the protein MSRVCPITGRRRHKAHNVSHANNKSRKWQYPNLRTKRFFDEATGQWIRVRVSARGLKTLTKNGLPAEWRKVLEMHAQLQG from the coding sequence ATGTCTCGAGTTTGCCCAATAACAGGACGCCGCCGCCATAAGGCACATAATGTCAGCCATGCGAACAACAAGAGTCGCAAGTGGCAATATCCGAATCTGCGTACGAAGCGCTTCTTTGACGAAGCGACCGGTCAGTGGATTCGCGTACGCGTATCGGCGCGCGGTCTGAAGACGCTGACGAAGAATGGCCTGCCCGCCGAGTGGCGCAAGGTCCTTGAGATGCACGCCCAGCTGCAGGGCTAA
- the rpmG gene encoding 50S ribosomal protein L33 — protein sequence MAKKAKEGRIIVTIECTEARGQGLTPSRYSTMKNRKNTPDRLELMKYNPNLRKMTLHREVR from the coding sequence ATGGCGAAGAAAGCAAAAGAAGGCCGCATCATCGTTACGATCGAGTGCACAGAAGCGCGGGGACAAGGCCTGACGCCGAGCCGCTACAGCACGATGAAGAATCGTAAGAATACGCCGGATCGTCTGGAGTTGATGAAGTACAATCCGAACCTCCGCAAGATGACGCTGCACCGCGAAGTGCGCTGA
- a CDS encoding PD40 domain-containing protein, translating into MKLLLASLAFLWVTALTVLAAPWDGYYRWPTTYGNQIAFVADNDLWIAPLSGGVARRLTSASGEERFAMFSPDGKWIAFSANYDGNVDVYVISPDGGEPRRLTYHPGAEWVAAWTPDGKVAYRTAFLNGQYNSEIFTVSVDGDWPVKVEVPEAAHIAFEPKGNRIAYTRFSLGFRTWKRYQGGWAEDIYVGSTKSHDYKKVTTWKGNDATPMWFGDKIYYVRNNDDRDNLYRMNPDGTGIEQLTRHTNWDLRWPSIADGKISYSVGPDIYVYDLASGNETLVRVQLPGERLQARDKFVSPDDYTSDFGLSPDGKRIVLGARGELFTASTERRGVILRVSESPGAREKNPFYSKDGKEIYAWTDQEGEQTLWAYPADGKGKARKVAPGPSTYNFSIEMSPDGEWGVAGNKDRRLALINLKTGATSVIDTSDWEISSYEWSPDSRYIAYGVSLPNKFGGVKIYDMKEKVSHLVTDPMFDSGSPTWDPDGKWLYFVSQRFMNPYSGENDYSFITLGTSQLFALALSKDTKSPYLYDDNTIEGSKKDDEKKDDEKKEDKKDKKDKKDDKDKKEEKKVEVKIDWDGLVDRIVLLPADPGRYTGLGAVEGKLYYVAFDVRGWKSNVHDENPAVSLRCFDIKKKKEHKVIDDVRGYSFSLDRKKLVVRTKGGFTMLDAGDTKEPEPDKDDKDKGLKLDEWTHDVDPQAEWRQIYWEAWRLQRDFFYDPGMHGVDWKKQGEHYAKLLDRISNRDELNDVLGQLFGELNAGHAYIMGGDRESARGISVGLLGIDVTRESNGYYKIDRILAPDPWDKDRSSPLMQPGINVKAGDYLVAIDRKPVNSVKNYFELLSNKGGKLVMVSVNDKPSLDGAREYVVRTMRSEGDLRYWDWVKGRMDYVKKHGGDDIAYLHLSDMGGAGMEQFMREYYPQVYGKKAFIFDVRNNGGGNIARWILSQIDRKIWTWGMARNGAVDHDPYTSFFGHKIALCDEQTGSDGETFSEGWKRLGLGPLVGMRTWGGWVGIRGGKPFIDGGGSTQPEFTGWGADGKWLIEGPGVDPTVEVENLPKNLLEGKDDQLDYAIKWCRDQIKNNPMEYPPMPPFPKKAATGPTQ; encoded by the coding sequence ATGAAGTTACTTCTCGCCTCTCTCGCCTTTCTCTGGGTTACCGCACTTACAGTGCTCGCCGCGCCGTGGGACGGTTACTACCGATGGCCAACCACGTACGGAAATCAGATCGCCTTCGTGGCGGACAATGATCTCTGGATTGCACCGCTCTCGGGCGGAGTTGCCCGCCGCTTGACTTCCGCCAGCGGTGAAGAGCGTTTCGCAATGTTCTCACCCGATGGCAAGTGGATCGCCTTCAGCGCGAACTATGATGGCAACGTCGACGTCTACGTCATCTCACCTGACGGCGGTGAACCACGTCGGCTCACCTATCATCCCGGTGCTGAATGGGTTGCGGCGTGGACACCGGACGGCAAAGTTGCTTATCGCACCGCATTCTTGAACGGCCAGTACAACAGTGAAATCTTCACTGTATCTGTGGATGGGGATTGGCCCGTTAAGGTGGAAGTCCCCGAGGCAGCACACATCGCATTCGAGCCAAAAGGCAACCGGATTGCATATACCCGCTTCTCATTGGGATTCAGGACGTGGAAGCGTTATCAGGGAGGCTGGGCCGAAGACATATATGTTGGCAGCACGAAGAGCCATGACTACAAGAAAGTGACGACGTGGAAGGGAAATGATGCCACGCCGATGTGGTTTGGGGATAAGATCTATTACGTTCGCAATAACGACGACCGCGACAATCTCTATCGCATGAATCCTGACGGCACAGGAATCGAGCAGCTTACGAGGCACACGAATTGGGACCTCCGTTGGCCGAGCATCGCCGATGGCAAGATCTCATACTCCGTTGGCCCCGACATCTACGTTTATGACCTTGCTTCCGGAAATGAAACGCTGGTCAGAGTCCAGTTACCAGGCGAACGTTTACAGGCCCGTGATAAGTTCGTCAGCCCTGACGACTACACCAGTGACTTCGGCCTGTCGCCCGACGGCAAGCGGATTGTTCTGGGTGCCCGAGGAGAACTGTTTACAGCCTCCACTGAGCGTCGCGGCGTAATACTGCGAGTCTCCGAGTCTCCGGGTGCGCGCGAGAAGAACCCCTTCTACAGCAAAGATGGCAAGGAGATCTACGCGTGGACGGATCAAGAGGGCGAACAAACGCTGTGGGCTTATCCTGCAGACGGCAAGGGTAAAGCCCGCAAAGTCGCACCCGGTCCGTCAACTTACAACTTCAGCATCGAGATGTCGCCGGACGGGGAGTGGGGGGTTGCCGGTAATAAGGATCGCAGACTCGCACTGATTAATCTGAAAACCGGCGCCACCTCCGTCATCGATACCTCGGATTGGGAGATCAGTTCATACGAATGGTCCCCCGATTCACGTTATATAGCCTATGGTGTGTCGCTGCCGAATAAGTTCGGCGGAGTCAAGATTTATGACATGAAGGAGAAGGTCAGCCACTTGGTCACAGATCCGATGTTTGACAGCGGATCTCCGACTTGGGATCCGGACGGCAAGTGGCTTTACTTTGTTTCTCAGAGATTCATGAATCCCTACTCCGGCGAGAATGATTACAGCTTCATCACGTTGGGCACAAGCCAGCTCTTCGCCCTTGCCTTGTCAAAGGACACCAAGAGTCCTTATCTCTATGATGACAACACGATAGAGGGAAGCAAGAAAGACGACGAGAAAAAGGATGACGAGAAGAAGGAAGACAAGAAGGACAAGAAGGATAAGAAGGACGACAAAGACAAGAAGGAAGAGAAGAAAGTAGAGGTCAAGATTGACTGGGACGGCCTGGTTGATCGAATCGTTCTGTTGCCTGCCGATCCAGGCCGGTACACAGGGTTGGGCGCTGTGGAGGGCAAGCTCTACTACGTGGCGTTTGATGTACGCGGCTGGAAGAGCAACGTCCACGATGAGAATCCCGCTGTGTCTTTGCGCTGTTTTGATATCAAGAAGAAGAAGGAGCACAAAGTCATTGACGATGTGCGCGGGTATTCGTTCTCGCTCGACCGTAAGAAACTGGTGGTTCGCACAAAGGGCGGATTCACCATGTTGGATGCCGGTGACACAAAGGAGCCTGAGCCGGACAAGGATGACAAGGACAAAGGTCTAAAGCTCGACGAATGGACGCATGACGTTGACCCGCAGGCTGAGTGGAGGCAAATCTATTGGGAAGCTTGGCGCCTGCAGCGCGACTTCTTCTACGATCCCGGAATGCACGGCGTGGACTGGAAGAAACAGGGTGAACACTATGCCAAGCTCCTGGATCGTATCTCAAATCGCGATGAATTGAATGACGTGCTCGGCCAGCTCTTCGGTGAACTGAATGCCGGACACGCATACATTATGGGTGGTGACCGCGAATCTGCTCGTGGGATAAGTGTCGGATTGCTCGGGATTGATGTCACCCGCGAATCTAATGGCTATTACAAAATCGACCGCATCCTCGCTCCAGATCCCTGGGACAAAGATCGCTCCAGCCCGCTTATGCAGCCGGGCATCAATGTCAAAGCGGGTGACTACCTTGTTGCCATCGATCGTAAACCGGTGAATTCGGTCAAGAACTATTTCGAACTGCTCTCGAACAAAGGCGGCAAGCTCGTGATGGTATCCGTGAACGACAAACCCTCGCTGGATGGTGCACGCGAGTATGTCGTGCGGACGATGCGCAGTGAAGGCGATTTACGCTACTGGGACTGGGTAAAGGGTCGAATGGACTACGTGAAGAAACACGGTGGCGACGACATCGCGTATCTTCACTTGTCGGACATGGGCGGCGCTGGCATGGAGCAGTTCATGCGCGAATATTATCCGCAAGTCTACGGAAAGAAGGCTTTCATCTTTGACGTGCGTAACAACGGAGGAGGCAACATCGCTCGCTGGATACTGTCTCAGATTGACCGGAAGATCTGGACATGGGGGATGGCTCGCAACGGTGCCGTTGATCACGATCCCTACACTTCGTTCTTCGGACATAAAATTGCCCTCTGTGACGAGCAAACCGGTTCGGATGGCGAGACGTTTTCGGAAGGTTGGAAGCGACTTGGCTTAGGACCACTGGTCGGAATGCGCACGTGGGGTGGATGGGTTGGAATTCGCGGAGGCAAGCCGTTTATTGATGGCGGCGGTTCTACTCAGCCCGAGTTCACTGGCTGGGGAGCTGACGGGAAATGGCTAATCGAGGGACCGGGCGTTGACCCGACTGTTGAAGTCGAGAATCTTCCCAAGAACCTTTTGGAAGGCAAGGACGACCAACTCGATTATGCAATTAAGTGGTGCCGCGACCAGATCAAGAACAACCCGATGGAGTATCCTCCGATGCCGCCGTTCCCTAAAAAGGCGGCGACCGGCCCGACCCAATAG
- a CDS encoding choice-of-anchor D domain-containing protein, with amino-acid sequence MRWTQWILLLCLTTALSAMASDNAAIVWPEGQGDRSIEITGVLDDPQPDTLLYDNNSPSGLITSLNYWCRVRFTAPVDFTILSGYMYAIDGTSSPAPCSLIVYTATPAPGGEQAVAVRAAPLPNFGWIDVNFNNSVTVTGGSDFWVLFGPVPGGPQFDTNWNPVYDNANTAGRSQISTQGKFGTYNNTLGDWMLRIGGVSGGVFTDLAAGDLSNDVNNQTAFDFLLGEDVLFDQEISNVGTSPVTAYVVELSVTGPGGSEVFSEDLIGGALAVGATTTLSTGNVFTPAAEGEYIARSIVLTGEDNNTENDTTWLRFFVGGNHRWYRYDDNEETADSYIGFGAGSGWALKFVPAEYPAKITQFRVNVGGPGNGDFRFYMIDNATGLPAGNPLWTATPAVVQGWNTINVTPNVTLFPGQKIAAAYLFQTGITMGYDEDPPNAAENVAMGVTAFQVSNNGAQFFEDDGGNLLMQVYFDTSSAVPPFPVIDTDRDTVDFGDVHPAAPAVTQTLTVFNNGGVDPLNVTSITITPGSTAPAYSISPTSFTVAAGQSRDVSITFDPPVHRTWNGIITINSNAGNNPAFPVLLRGRGDTTASAVRDINLPIPNEFSLKQNYPNPFNPQTDIRFSLPVQADVRLTVVNMLGQEVAVLVNEPLSAGEYTASFNGANLPSGIYFYSMQAGDFTTVRKMMLLK; translated from the coding sequence ATGCGTTGGACCCAATGGATCCTGCTCCTCTGCCTGACTACCGCGCTGTCCGCCATGGCTTCGGACAACGCTGCTATCGTTTGGCCTGAAGGACAGGGCGACCGCTCAATCGAAATCACCGGAGTCCTCGATGACCCGCAGCCGGATACGTTGCTTTATGACAACAATTCGCCAAGCGGACTCATCACATCCTTGAACTACTGGTGCCGTGTGCGATTCACCGCACCGGTGGATTTTACCATCCTGAGCGGATACATGTATGCAATTGACGGAACGAGCTCGCCTGCTCCGTGCTCGTTGATTGTGTATACCGCGACCCCTGCACCAGGTGGTGAGCAAGCTGTCGCCGTTCGTGCAGCTCCGCTGCCGAACTTTGGCTGGATCGATGTGAATTTCAATAATTCAGTTACCGTAACGGGCGGTTCGGATTTCTGGGTCTTGTTCGGACCCGTTCCCGGCGGTCCACAGTTTGACACGAACTGGAATCCGGTCTATGACAATGCCAATACGGCGGGTCGCAGCCAGATTTCCACTCAGGGCAAGTTCGGAACGTACAACAACACGCTCGGCGACTGGATGCTGCGCATCGGCGGCGTCTCCGGCGGTGTCTTCACGGACTTGGCTGCAGGGGACCTATCCAATGATGTGAACAATCAAACGGCGTTCGATTTCCTGCTTGGCGAAGACGTTTTGTTTGATCAGGAGATCTCGAATGTTGGTACGTCGCCTGTCACGGCGTACGTGGTTGAACTTTCCGTGACGGGACCGGGTGGCAGCGAAGTCTTCTCTGAAGATTTGATCGGCGGCGCACTCGCCGTCGGTGCTACGACGACACTCTCGACCGGCAATGTCTTTACGCCGGCCGCGGAAGGCGAGTACATCGCCCGCTCTATCGTCCTGACGGGTGAAGATAACAATACCGAGAACGATACGACTTGGCTGCGTTTCTTTGTAGGCGGGAATCACCGCTGGTACCGCTACGACGACAATGAAGAGACTGCGGACAGCTACATTGGCTTTGGCGCTGGCTCAGGTTGGGCGTTGAAGTTCGTTCCGGCTGAGTATCCTGCGAAGATCACGCAATTCCGTGTCAATGTTGGCGGTCCGGGCAACGGAGACTTCCGCTTCTACATGATCGACAACGCGACCGGTCTGCCCGCCGGCAACCCGTTGTGGACCGCAACTCCCGCTGTCGTGCAGGGTTGGAACACCATTAACGTGACTCCCAACGTCACGCTGTTCCCGGGACAGAAGATTGCCGCAGCATACCTGTTCCAGACTGGTATCACGATGGGCTACGACGAAGATCCGCCGAACGCAGCGGAGAATGTTGCGATGGGCGTGACTGCCTTCCAAGTCTCGAATAACGGTGCACAGTTCTTCGAAGACGATGGCGGCAACCTCTTGATGCAGGTTTACTTTGACACCTCTTCCGCGGTTCCGCCGTTCCCCGTGATTGACACCGATCGCGATACGGTCGACTTCGGTGACGTGCATCCTGCCGCTCCTGCTGTGACGCAGACTCTGACCGTTTTCAACAACGGCGGCGTTGATCCGCTTAACGTCACGAGCATCACGATTACCCCGGGTTCAACTGCGCCTGCATATTCAATATCGCCGACGAGTTTCACAGTTGCCGCCGGACAAAGCCGTGATGTATCGATTACTTTCGACCCGCCGGTTCATCGCACTTGGAACGGCATCATTACCATCAACAGCAATGCAGGAAACAACCCGGCCTTCCCGGTCCTGCTGCGTGGTCGTGGCGATACCACAGCGTCCGCTGTTCGCGACATTAACTTGCCGATTCCGAATGAATTCTCGCTGAAGCAGAACTATCCGAATCCTTTTAACCCGCAGACAGATATCCGTTTCTCGCTGCCGGTGCAGGCTGATGTTCGTTTGACGGTGGTCAACATGCTCGGTCAGGAAGTGGCCGTGCTCGTAAATGAACCATTGTCTGCAGGTGAATACACCGCTTCGTTTAACGGTGCCAATCTGCCGTCAGGAATCTACTTCTATAGCATGCAGGCCGGTGACTTCACAACCGTCCGCAAGATGATGTTGCTGAAGTAG
- the nadD gene encoding nicotinate (nicotinamide) nucleotide adenylyltransferase: MIHLGLFGGTFDPVHYGHLRTVEAARIELGLPEVWMLPNPHPPHKLHKPLTEYRHRKEMLRLALQEFPALKLSDTEERVSGPAYTTETIRRVLADLPPGEHDLWLIVGADSLVELPRWKNPEDLFSHARVAVLRRPGIDLNEAPNKYLSRVRLLETPLIPVSATDIRRAIRAGRDTSEWLPAAVRNYIAEQRLYSND, encoded by the coding sequence ATGATTCACCTCGGACTTTTCGGCGGCACCTTTGATCCTGTCCACTACGGTCATCTGCGCACAGTCGAAGCCGCGCGAATCGAACTTGGCCTGCCCGAAGTGTGGATGCTGCCCAATCCGCATCCCCCCCATAAGTTGCACAAACCGCTGACTGAATACCGCCATCGCAAGGAAATGCTGCGACTGGCCTTGCAGGAATTCCCCGCACTTAAACTGTCTGATACCGAAGAGCGGGTCAGCGGCCCAGCATATACGACGGAAACTATTCGGAGAGTCTTAGCGGACCTTCCTCCCGGCGAACACGACCTTTGGCTAATCGTGGGCGCGGATTCGCTGGTTGAGCTACCCCGTTGGAAGAACCCCGAAGACCTCTTCTCGCATGCAAGAGTTGCCGTCTTGCGCCGCCCGGGGATTGACTTAAATGAAGCCCCCAACAAGTATTTGAGCCGCGTCAGACTTCTGGAAACACCACTAATTCCAGTCTCAGCAACAGACATTCGCCGAGCAATCAGAGCAGGCCGCGACACATCAGAATGGCTTCCTGCAGCAGTCCGCAACTATATTGCTGAACAAAGACTCTATTCGAACGATTAG